One Mya arenaria isolate MELC-2E11 chromosome 5, ASM2691426v1 genomic window carries:
- the LOC128235186 gene encoding uncharacterized protein LOC128235186, protein MGSCASVIAVPEKPKWIYVVQFRNKFYKDKILETTDGFRQINNNTVELKACTKNNIEGIRWSRGFTTGRHVIEFIYPVHVRTRWSRVGLGTRETSLGGKTKDVIGGQGSFAIDLVSNKAYHNNRAVSKLPGIKPLPDWFFMYVDLDEGVIQFGSDSAFYGTAFQNVTVTDGQLFPMATACVTGAVIGIVYRGEGKEVQGPLRKKR, encoded by the exons ATGGGTTCTTGTGCATCAGTAATTGCAG TTCCCGAGAAGCCAAAATGGATCTACGTTGTTCAATTCCGCAACAAATTCTACAAAGACAAAATACTTGAGACCACAGATGGATTTcgacaaataaacaacaacacggTTGAACTAAAAGCTTGCaccaaaaacaacattgaaGGGATCCGATGGAGCAGAGGGTTCACGACGGGGAGACATGTGATTGAGTTCATATACCCCGTGCACGTGCGCACGCGCTGGTCGCGTGTTGGTCTTGGCACGCGCGAGACGAGTCTTGGAGGTAAAACGAAGGATGTGATTGGTGGACAGGGATCGTTTGCAATTGATTTGGTATCCAACAAGGCATACCACAACAACCGAGCAGTCAGTAAACTGCCAGGCATAAAG CCATTACCAGACTGGTTCTTTATGTACGTGGATCTCGACGAAGGAGTTATACAGTTTGGTTCGGACTCTGCCTTCTATGGAACAGCCTTTCAGAACGTCACTGTAACGGATGGACAATTGTTTCCAATGGCAACCGCCTGCGTTACCGGGGCAGTTATTGGAATAGTGTACCGAGGAGAAG